The Metabacillus schmidteae genome has a segment encoding these proteins:
- the coaE gene encoding dephospho-CoA kinase (Dephospho-CoA kinase (CoaE) performs the final step in coenzyme A biosynthesis.) has translation MTVVIGLTGGIASGKSTVSNMIKEMGITVVDADQISRDVVEIGRPAYNQIIDVFGADILQEDQTLDRGKLGALIFSDQKKREQLNKIVHPEVRKEMLHQVEEEKKQGSKLVVLDIPLLFESKLTYMVDKTILVYVDEETQLERLMQRNNYTNDEAKLRIQSQHPLKDKRKLADEIIDNNGSVEDTQIQLEAVLKKWI, from the coding sequence GTGACAGTTGTCATTGGACTAACAGGTGGAATAGCAAGTGGAAAAAGTACAGTATCAAATATGATTAAAGAAATGGGCATAACAGTTGTTGATGCAGATCAAATTTCCAGGGATGTCGTCGAAATAGGGAGACCAGCGTATAACCAAATAATTGACGTTTTTGGTGCAGACATTCTACAGGAAGACCAAACTCTGGATCGTGGGAAGTTAGGTGCTTTGATTTTTAGTGATCAAAAAAAAAGAGAGCAGCTAAATAAGATTGTTCACCCGGAAGTTAGGAAAGAAATGCTTCATCAAGTAGAAGAAGAAAAAAAGCAGGGTTCAAAGCTGGTTGTCTTAGATATTCCTTTATTATTTGAAAGCAAGCTTACCTATATGGTTGATAAGACAATCCTTGTGTATGTGGACGAAGAAACTCAGCTTGAGAGGTTAATGCAACGAAACAACTACACGAATGACGAAGCGAAACTCCGTATTCAATCTCAACACCCTTTAAAGGATAAAAGAAAACTTGCTGATGAAATTATTGATAATAACGGTTCTGTAGAAGATACTCAAATCCAGCTGGAAGCTGTGTTAAAAAAATGGATTTAA
- the ytaF gene encoding sporulation membrane protein YtaF, with amino-acid sequence MFQYMSLLLLAFAVSLDSFSVGFTYGMRKMRIPLKSIFIIACCSAGTMLGAMFLGEILTKIFPIYITEKLGGFILMLIGAWVLYQFFRPSKESGVEEEVEKTIINFEIKTFGIVINILRKPMTADIDKSGTITGVEAFLLGLALSLDAFGAGIGAALLGYSPIIMSVLVACMSSLFVWIGIKSGHIFARFSWVDKFSCLPGIILIMIGIWKL; translated from the coding sequence ATGTTTCAATACATGTCACTTTTGTTATTAGCATTTGCAGTTAGTTTAGATAGTTTTTCAGTTGGTTTTACTTACGGAATGAGGAAAATGAGAATACCATTAAAGTCCATTTTTATAATTGCTTGCTGTTCAGCAGGAACAATGCTTGGAGCGATGTTTCTTGGCGAAATATTAACGAAGATATTCCCGATCTATATAACGGAAAAGCTAGGTGGATTTATTTTAATGCTTATTGGAGCATGGGTTTTATACCAGTTTTTTCGGCCATCTAAAGAAAGTGGAGTGGAAGAAGAAGTTGAGAAAACCATTATTAATTTTGAAATTAAAACTTTTGGAATTGTGATAAACATACTTAGAAAGCCGATGACTGCAGATATAGACAAATCTGGAACAATCACTGGAGTTGAAGCATTTCTACTTGGATTGGCTTTATCTTTAGATGCATTTGGAGCTGGGATCGGTGCTGCATTATTGGGCTATTCACCAATTATTATGAGTGTTTTAGTAGCGTGTATGAGCTCTCTCTTTGTTTGGATAGGAATAAAATCGGGCCATATTTTTGCAAGATTTTCATGGGTGGATAAATTCTCTTGCCTTCCTGGGATTATTCTCATTATGATAGGGATATGGAAATTATAA
- the mutM gene encoding DNA-formamidopyrimidine glycosylase, which yields MPELPEVETVRRTLIQLVKGKKIKKVSILWPKMIKKPEEVEQFRDALAGQSILDVNRRGKFLKFILDDYVLVSHLRMEGRYGLYQPKDEVEKHTHVLFTFTDNTELRYRDVRKFGTMHLFKKGEEEQSPPLSQLGPEPFSSQFTKEYLKERLAKTSRKIKTALLDQSVVVGLGNIYVDEALFRAGINPERTAGQLSNQEYERLHKEIIQTLDEAVAQGGSTIRSYVNTQGEIGMFQLQLYVYGRTNEPCKNCGQILTKTVVGGRGTHFCSKCQK from the coding sequence ATGCCCGAATTACCAGAGGTTGAAACAGTACGAAGAACACTGATTCAACTTGTAAAAGGTAAAAAAATAAAAAAGGTTTCCATTCTTTGGCCTAAAATGATTAAAAAGCCGGAAGAAGTTGAACAGTTTAGGGATGCATTAGCAGGTCAGTCTATTCTTGATGTGAATCGTAGAGGAAAATTTTTAAAATTTATTTTGGACGACTATGTTCTGGTATCTCATTTAAGAATGGAAGGAAGATATGGCTTATATCAGCCTAAAGATGAAGTCGAAAAGCATACACATGTGTTGTTTACATTTACGGATAACACAGAGCTTAGATACCGGGATGTAAGGAAATTTGGTACAATGCATTTATTCAAAAAAGGAGAAGAGGAGCAAAGTCCTCCTCTTTCTCAATTAGGTCCCGAACCTTTTTCTTCACAATTTACGAAAGAATATCTTAAAGAACGATTAGCGAAAACATCTCGGAAAATCAAAACTGCTTTACTTGATCAGTCAGTTGTTGTAGGACTTGGCAATATTTATGTGGATGAAGCCTTATTTCGAGCGGGAATAAACCCTGAACGTACAGCTGGACAATTATCGAATCAAGAATATGAACGATTGCATAAAGAAATTATTCAAACTCTTGATGAAGCAGTTGCGCAAGGTGGAAGCACTATCCGATCATACGTAAACACACAAGGTGAAATTGGGATGTTCCAACTACAATTATACGTATATGGCCGGACGAATGAACCTTGTAAAAATTGCGGTCAAATTTTAACCAAAACGGTTGTCGGTGGACGTGGGACACATTTTTGTTCAAAATGCCAAAAGTAA
- the polA gene encoding DNA polymerase I, with translation MTKKLVLIDGNSIAYRAFFALPLLNNDKGVHTNAIYGFTMILMKILEDEKPTHMLVAFDAGKTTFRHKTFQEYKGGRQKTPPELSEQFPFIRELLDAYQVSRYELENYEADDIIGTLSRQAEKDGYEVKVISGDKDLTQLVTDKITVDITKKGITDVDSYTPDFVQEKYGLTPEQIIDMKGLMGDTSDNIPGVPGVGEKTAIKLLTEFNTLENVLASIEKVGGKKLKEKLEENREQAIMSKKLATIDCEAPLTIALDEVHYEGFDSKKVTELFKELGFNSLLDKLGTEAAEEEIEDISFEVVSEFSQEILTDEATFYAEVLEDSYHQADINGFSIINQHGHYYIPADIALNSSQFKEWAEDETKLKTVYDGKKTTVALSWKGISLKGINFDVLIAAYILNPSATYEDVASVSKAHGVSVVQHDEVVYGKGAKRSVPASDKLGEHLVRKGLAISDIKEKLINQLEDNDQSALLYDLEMPLSFILAEMEATGIKVDVDRLKEMGKNLTEQLKTLEESIYAHAGESFNINSPKQLGVILFDKLNLPVVKKTKTGYSTSADVLEKLEDKHEIVKDILHYRQLGKLQSTYIEGLLKVVHSDTQKIHTRFNQVLTTTGRLSSIDPNLQNIPIRLEEGKKIRQAFVPSKKDWVIFAADYSQIELRVLAHIANDENLVDAFQNDLDIHTKTAMDVFHVSEDEVTSNMRRQAKAVNFGIVYGISDFGLSQSLGITRKEAGEFIKRYLETFVGVQEYMEDIVADARDKGFVKTILQRRRYLPEITSRNFNLRSFAERTAMNTPIQGSAADIIKKAMIDMAERLKEEKLQTKLLLQVHDELIFEAPKEEVAILEKIVPEVMENAVELIVPLRVDYSYGNSWYDAK, from the coding sequence TTGACTAAAAAGCTTGTATTAATTGATGGAAATAGTATTGCTTACCGTGCTTTTTTTGCTTTACCATTACTAAACAATGATAAAGGTGTACATACGAATGCAATTTACGGTTTTACAATGATTTTAATGAAGATATTAGAGGATGAAAAACCAACACATATGCTGGTTGCATTTGATGCAGGGAAAACAACGTTTAGACACAAAACCTTCCAAGAATATAAGGGAGGAAGACAAAAGACTCCACCTGAATTATCAGAGCAATTTCCGTTCATTCGAGAGTTGTTGGATGCTTACCAAGTATCTCGGTATGAATTGGAAAATTACGAAGCAGATGATATTATCGGAACATTGTCTAGACAAGCTGAGAAGGATGGCTATGAAGTTAAGGTTATTTCAGGAGATAAAGATTTAACGCAACTAGTAACGGACAAAATAACTGTAGATATTACAAAAAAAGGTATTACAGATGTTGATTCTTACACGCCGGATTTTGTCCAAGAGAAGTATGGTCTAACTCCAGAGCAAATTATAGATATGAAGGGATTAATGGGTGATACATCTGATAATATTCCCGGAGTTCCAGGTGTAGGTGAAAAAACGGCAATTAAACTTTTAACAGAATTCAATACATTAGAAAATGTATTGGCGTCTATTGAAAAAGTAGGTGGGAAAAAGCTTAAAGAAAAACTGGAGGAAAACAGGGAACAAGCGATAATGAGTAAAAAGCTCGCTACAATAGATTGTGAGGCACCGCTGACTATAGCATTGGATGAAGTTCATTATGAGGGATTTGATTCTAAAAAGGTTACAGAGCTGTTCAAGGAACTAGGCTTTAATTCATTGTTGGATAAACTGGGGACCGAAGCTGCAGAAGAAGAAATAGAAGATATAAGCTTTGAAGTCGTCAGTGAGTTCTCACAGGAAATATTAACAGATGAAGCTACTTTTTACGCAGAAGTATTGGAGGATAGCTATCATCAAGCTGATATAAACGGCTTTTCCATCATAAATCAACATGGTCATTACTACATACCTGCCGACATTGCTCTGAATTCAAGTCAATTCAAGGAATGGGCTGAAGATGAAACCAAGCTGAAAACAGTTTACGATGGAAAGAAGACAACCGTAGCTCTTAGTTGGAAGGGAATTTCATTAAAAGGGATAAACTTTGATGTATTAATTGCTGCGTATATATTGAACCCATCTGCTACCTATGAGGATGTGGCAAGTGTCTCTAAAGCACATGGTGTATCAGTCGTTCAGCATGACGAGGTTGTATATGGAAAAGGAGCAAAGCGTTCAGTTCCAGCAAGCGATAAGTTAGGAGAACATCTTGTTCGAAAAGGACTAGCTATATCTGATATAAAGGAAAAGCTCATTAATCAGTTAGAAGATAACGATCAGTCTGCCCTATTATATGATTTAGAGATGCCATTGTCATTCATACTTGCTGAAATGGAAGCAACTGGTATTAAAGTTGATGTTGATCGATTAAAAGAAATGGGGAAAAATCTTACTGAGCAGTTAAAAACATTAGAAGAAAGCATCTATGCACATGCAGGAGAGTCATTTAATATTAATTCACCAAAACAGCTTGGTGTGATTTTATTTGATAAATTAAATCTTCCTGTTGTGAAGAAAACCAAGACAGGTTATTCCACTTCTGCAGATGTATTAGAAAAGCTTGAGGATAAACATGAGATTGTAAAGGATATACTCCACTATCGCCAACTCGGAAAATTACAATCTACATATATTGAAGGATTGTTAAAGGTTGTTCACTCTGATACACAAAAAATACACACAAGATTTAATCAAGTGTTAACAACAACGGGTAGACTCAGCTCAATTGACCCGAATTTACAAAACATTCCAATTCGATTAGAAGAAGGGAAAAAAATACGTCAGGCATTTGTTCCATCTAAAAAGGATTGGGTCATTTTTGCAGCTGATTACTCACAAATTGAGCTGAGGGTACTAGCACATATTGCAAATGATGAAAATTTAGTAGACGCATTCCAAAATGATTTGGATATTCATACAAAAACAGCAATGGATGTTTTTCATGTATCAGAGGATGAAGTCACATCAAATATGAGAAGACAAGCTAAAGCAGTAAACTTTGGTATCGTATATGGAATTAGTGATTTTGGACTATCACAAAGTCTAGGTATTACCCGTAAGGAAGCAGGGGAATTCATTAAACGTTATTTGGAAACATTCGTAGGAGTTCAAGAATACATGGAAGATATTGTGGCGGATGCAAGAGATAAAGGATTTGTAAAAACAATACTTCAAAGAAGAAGATATCTTCCTGAAATCACAAGCCGTAATTTTAATCTTCGCAGCTTTGCAGAGCGAACAGCAATGAATACACCTATTCAAGGTAGTGCAGCAGATATAATTAAGAAAGCCATGATTGATATGGCTGAAAGATTAAAGGAAGAAAAGCTGCAAACGAAATTATTGTTACAGGTGCATGATGAGTTGATATTTGAAGCTCCAAAAGAGGAAGTAGCTATTCTTGAAAAAATTGTTCCGGAGGTAATGGAAAACGCAGTCGAGTTAATAGTACCTCTAAGAGTAGATTATTCTTATGGGAACTCATGGTATGATGCGAAATAA
- the hflC gene encoding protease modulator HflC, with the protein MDNDNVVSMEEKKPAFSFKGYLRAGIIFLIIIAIFVILLTNLFIVKENEYKVVRQFGEVVRIIEEPGLHFKIPFIQSVTTLPKYQMTYDVEEAEINTKDKKRLIIDNYTVWRIDDPKKMIANARSIVNAETKMAEYVFSTVRSELGQLNYDEIINDEKSSRGSLNDKVTEIVNNLLEEGNYGIAVTDVRMKRTDLPSENEESVFTRMISERESTAQGYLSKGDAEKNSIIAETDREVKEMLAKAEADAEVIRSEGEKEAAKIYNTAYSKDPAFYEMYRTLQSYKQTIDEETVIIIPFSSPYASLLKGEQ; encoded by the coding sequence ATGGACAATGATAACGTAGTAAGCATGGAAGAGAAAAAGCCTGCCTTCTCGTTTAAGGGATATCTACGTGCAGGAATCATATTTCTAATTATTATTGCGATATTTGTCATTCTCCTAACAAACCTATTCATTGTGAAAGAAAATGAATATAAAGTTGTTCGCCAATTCGGGGAAGTTGTCCGTATTATTGAGGAGCCGGGCTTACACTTTAAAATTCCTTTTATTCAATCTGTCACAACACTTCCTAAATACCAAATGACATATGATGTGGAAGAAGCTGAAATTAATACCAAGGACAAAAAACGTCTAATCATTGATAATTACACAGTTTGGAGAATAGATGATCCTAAGAAAATGATCGCGAATGCAAGATCTATCGTAAATGCTGAAACAAAAATGGCGGAGTATGTGTTCTCAACCGTCCGTTCTGAATTAGGGCAATTAAATTACGATGAGATCATCAATGATGAAAAGTCATCAAGAGGCAGTCTAAATGATAAAGTAACAGAAATTGTAAATAATTTACTTGAAGAAGGTAACTATGGAATTGCTGTAACAGATGTTCGCATGAAAAGAACCGATCTGCCTTCAGAAAATGAAGAGTCTGTATTTACAAGGATGATTTCAGAGCGTGAATCAACAGCGCAAGGTTATTTATCAAAAGGAGATGCAGAAAAGAACAGTATTATTGCTGAAACAGATCGAGAAGTAAAAGAAATGCTTGCAAAGGCAGAGGCTGATGCTGAGGTTATTCGAAGTGAAGGTGAAAAAGAAGCTGCAAAAATTTATAATACTGCTTACTCAAAAGACCCTGCATTTTATGAAATGTATCGTACACTACAATCCTATAAACAAACCATTGATGAAGAAACAGTCATCATTATTCCATTTAGTTCACCATATGCAAGCTTGCTAAAGGGAGAACAATAA
- the hflK gene encoding FtsH protease activity modulator HflK, whose translation MLSLKRIFSISGFALLIILLAIVAFTSWYTVDESEQAVMITLGEVEEGISEPGLHFKYPWPIQSVEVLSKETFSLQFGYKETQDGEVEDFPKETKMITGDENIVLADMVVQWKITDPGKYLFNAENPTEMLEDATSASLRSIIGSSTIDDALTSGKVEIEKQVQELLTNLVENYDIGITILAVKLQDVDLPNEEVRKAFTNVTDARETMNTRKNEADKYRNKRTEEAQGEKAAIMSSAQGDKAARIEEARGDVAQFNAIYNEYVNAKEITQKRLVLETIDQVLPNAEIYIMEDDGNTMKYLPIKDGAAAKPVETESTEKEGSESNGQ comes from the coding sequence ATGTTAAGTTTAAAAAGGATTTTTTCCATTAGTGGTTTTGCCTTATTAATTATTTTATTAGCAATTGTTGCATTTACTTCATGGTATACCGTTGATGAATCAGAACAAGCTGTGATGATTACACTTGGTGAAGTTGAAGAAGGTATTAGCGAGCCGGGTTTACACTTTAAATATCCTTGGCCAATTCAGTCTGTTGAGGTTCTTTCAAAGGAAACATTCAGTCTTCAGTTTGGCTATAAAGAAACTCAAGATGGAGAAGTAGAGGATTTCCCAAAAGAAACCAAAATGATTACAGGTGACGAAAACATCGTATTAGCAGATATGGTTGTTCAATGGAAAATAACTGACCCGGGAAAATACCTATTTAATGCAGAAAATCCAACAGAAATGCTCGAGGATGCTACTTCTGCAAGTTTGAGAAGTATTATAGGCAGCTCAACAATAGATGATGCCTTAACATCTGGTAAGGTAGAAATTGAAAAGCAGGTTCAAGAATTATTAACTAATTTAGTCGAAAATTATGATATAGGTATTACGATTTTAGCTGTTAAATTACAAGATGTTGATTTGCCAAATGAAGAAGTAAGAAAAGCATTTACGAATGTAACGGATGCTCGTGAAACAATGAATACAAGGAAGAATGAAGCAGATAAGTACCGTAACAAACGAACTGAAGAAGCGCAGGGGGAGAAGGCTGCCATTATGTCTTCGGCTCAGGGAGATAAAGCGGCTCGCATAGAAGAGGCCCGCGGTGATGTAGCTCAGTTTAATGCTATCTATAATGAATATGTGAATGCAAAAGAAATTACACAAAAACGTTTAGTTTTAGAAACCATCGATCAAGTCCTGCCAAATGCTGAAATTTATATAATGGAGGATGATGGTAATACAATGAAGTATTTGCCGATTAAAGATGGAGCAGCAGCTAAACCTGTAGAAACAGAATCAACTGAAAAGGAAGGAAGTGAAAGTAATGGACAATGA
- the pnpS gene encoding two-component system histidine kinase PnpS — MSRFRSRFLFALITLIVSVLVGLGLLLGQIFNSYYLNSFKEEMMREAELTQSIVTNKDLTDQEIKQLLDELGKNYKSHVTVISNQNKIIYEAGMLKESHDHQHLMENIYPVMKNKKKGYYHTDQAHGVAYYGFPVKEGANSEGVILVSSSVDSLTKVNHQFWLILIASLGIAFIIILLIGVRITSQFTRPIESATKVAMELAKGNYKARTYEDHLDETGMLSQSINILARNLQDMTRAQEMQQDRLQTLIENMGSGLILIDGRGYINLVNRAYKELFEVDSASFLYHLYHDAFEHQEIIDTVEEIFMTEVKVRKQLHLPIKIERRHFEVYGAPIIGTNDEWKGIVLVFHDITELKKLEQMRKDFVANVSHELKTPITSIKGFSETLLDGALSDKQTAEYFLSIILKESDRLQTLIQDLLDLSKVEQQGFQLSIQPCDLREILEDITVILEGKAKEKKIKLNVTLPDNLTYIEGDIYRLKQIFINLINNALTYTPQGGVVDVIVEKHDDYAQVTVSDTGIGIKKEEIPRIFERFYRVDRARSRNSGGTGLGLAIVKHLVEAHKGQISVESEVGQGTTFTLKLYKKIENLH, encoded by the coding sequence ATGAGTAGGTTCCGCTCACGATTTTTATTTGCTCTCATCACATTGATTGTATCGGTATTGGTAGGTTTAGGTTTATTGTTAGGCCAAATCTTTAATAGTTATTACCTTAATTCATTTAAAGAGGAAATGATGAGAGAAGCAGAGCTTACACAATCTATTGTGACAAATAAAGATTTAACAGATCAAGAGATTAAACAACTTCTTGATGAGTTAGGTAAGAACTACAAATCCCACGTAACAGTTATTTCAAATCAAAATAAAATTATTTATGAAGCAGGAATGTTAAAAGAAAGTCATGACCATCAACATTTAATGGAGAACATCTATCCGGTCATGAAAAATAAGAAAAAAGGATATTATCATACAGACCAGGCACATGGTGTTGCTTATTATGGATTTCCAGTAAAAGAAGGGGCAAATAGTGAGGGAGTCATTCTCGTTAGTTCATCAGTAGATTCATTAACAAAAGTGAATCATCAGTTTTGGCTAATACTTATAGCCAGTTTAGGAATTGCTTTTATTATTATTTTACTAATAGGTGTGCGTATTACCTCACAATTTACTCGTCCGATTGAATCAGCTACAAAGGTCGCTATGGAGTTAGCAAAAGGAAATTATAAGGCTCGCACATATGAAGACCATCTAGATGAAACAGGCATGCTGAGTCAGTCAATTAATATATTGGCAAGAAATCTTCAAGACATGACAAGGGCACAAGAAATGCAACAGGACCGACTTCAAACTCTTATTGAAAACATGGGGAGCGGACTCATTTTAATTGATGGTAGAGGGTATATAAATTTAGTAAATAGAGCATATAAGGAACTTTTTGAGGTAGACTCAGCAAGTTTTCTTTATCATCTGTACCATGATGCTTTTGAACACCAAGAAATCATTGATACTGTGGAAGAAATTTTTATGACAGAAGTGAAAGTCCGGAAACAATTACATCTCCCGATTAAGATAGAGAGAAGACATTTTGAAGTATATGGTGCACCAATTATCGGTACGAATGATGAATGGAAAGGAATAGTTCTTGTTTTTCACGATATTACCGAATTAAAAAAATTGGAGCAAATGCGAAAGGATTTTGTCGCAAATGTTTCCCACGAGTTAAAAACTCCTATTACTTCTATTAAGGGATTTAGTGAAACATTATTAGATGGGGCTCTTAGTGATAAACAAACGGCTGAGTATTTCCTTTCGATCATATTGAAAGAGAGTGACCGACTTCAAACGTTAATACAAGATTTATTGGATTTATCGAAAGTAGAACAGCAAGGCTTTCAACTCTCTATTCAACCGTGCGATTTAAGAGAAATATTGGAAGACATTACGGTTATACTTGAGGGTAAGGCGAAAGAAAAGAAAATTAAATTAAACGTGACTCTACCCGATAATTTAACTTATATAGAAGGCGATATTTATCGATTAAAACAAATCTTTATTAATTTAATTAACAATGCCCTAACATATACACCACAAGGTGGAGTTGTTGATGTAATCGTTGAAAAACATGATGATTACGCACAAGTAACAGTGTCTGATACAGGAATAGGGATAAAGAAAGAAGAAATACCGAGGATTTTTGAACGATTTTATCGTGTTGACAGGGCAAGGAGCCGAAATTCTGGAGGTACTGGATTAGGTTTAGCTATTGTTAAACATTTAGTTGAGGCACATAAGGGACAAATTAGTGTAGAAAGTGAGGTTGGCCAAGGTACGACCTTTACCTTAAAATTATATAAAAAAATAGAAAATCTCCACTAA
- a CDS encoding response regulator transcription factor: MSKKILVVDDEQSISTLLKYNLEQAGYHVLTAMDGEEGLHLCINEEPDLMVLDLMLPKMDGIEVCKQLRQRKLMVPILMLTAKDDEFDKVLGLELGADDYMTKPFSPREVVARIKAILRRSHSHPEPESKEIEDANQVLIADLRVLPDHYEAYYGKERLDLTPKEFELLVYLAKHKGRVLTRDQLLSAVWNYDFAGDTRIVDVHISHLREKIERNTKKPLYIKTIRGLGYKLEEPKMNE, from the coding sequence ATGAGTAAGAAAATATTAGTAGTAGATGATGAGCAATCAATATCAACCCTATTAAAATATAACCTTGAACAAGCTGGTTATCATGTATTAACAGCGATGGATGGGGAAGAAGGGTTACACTTATGTATAAATGAAGAACCTGATTTAATGGTTTTAGATTTAATGTTACCCAAAATGGATGGAATAGAGGTTTGTAAACAGCTTCGTCAGCGAAAACTTATGGTTCCTATTCTTATGCTTACTGCTAAGGATGATGAATTTGATAAAGTGTTAGGCTTAGAATTAGGTGCAGATGATTATATGACCAAGCCTTTTAGTCCAAGAGAGGTTGTAGCGAGGATAAAAGCTATCTTAAGAAGAAGTCATTCACATCCTGAGCCGGAATCAAAGGAGATTGAGGACGCAAATCAGGTATTAATAGCAGATTTACGAGTCTTGCCTGATCACTATGAGGCTTATTATGGAAAGGAACGTCTAGATTTAACACCTAAAGAATTCGAGTTACTTGTGTATTTAGCTAAGCATAAAGGGCGTGTTCTAACAAGAGATCAACTACTTAGTGCAGTTTGGAATTATGATTTTGCAGGCGACACTAGAATTGTTGATGTTCACATTAGCCATTTGCGTGAAAAAATAGAAAGAAATACGAAAAAGCCATTATATATAAAAACAATAAGAGGATTAGGTTATAAACTTGAGGAGCCAAAGATGAATGAGTAG
- a CDS encoding hotdog family protein, which produces MLLGKKRKLGRHIEEITVGEKLSLTEKIEDKDLLLYLGLTNDANPLYIQHDYASQTPYEKPVVPSIMLTGIITSAISKYLPGPGSHITKQEISFLRPLHHYSVIQFLFEVSEVFLSENKIIIRVRAENNEGDTVLEGKVTVCPPCKITPIEGKALENF; this is translated from the coding sequence ATGCTTCTTGGAAAGAAACGGAAGCTTGGCAGACATATTGAAGAAATAACAGTTGGGGAAAAACTTTCATTAACAGAGAAGATTGAAGACAAGGACCTTCTCCTTTATTTAGGGTTAACAAATGACGCAAATCCTCTGTATATACAACATGATTATGCTTCTCAAACACCTTACGAAAAGCCTGTTGTTCCTAGTATCATGCTCACAGGGATTATTACTTCAGCGATTTCGAAGTATCTACCAGGGCCTGGAAGTCATATTACCAAACAGGAGATTTCATTTCTTCGGCCATTGCATCATTATAGTGTTATTCAATTTCTGTTTGAAGTAAGTGAAGTGTTTCTTTCAGAAAACAAGATCATTATTCGTGTTCGAGCAGAAAATAATGAAGGTGATACTGTCCTTGAAGGAAAAGTAACAGTTTGTCCTCCTTGTAAAATAACACCAATTGAAGGAAAAGCATTAGAGAATTTTTAG
- the mdh gene encoding malate dehydrogenase has protein sequence MAIKRKKVSVIGGGFTGATTALLLGQKELSDVVLVDIPQMENPTKGKALDMLEASPVQGFDANIIGTSNYEDTANSDIVVITAGIARKPGMSRDDLVSTNAGIMKSVTKEIVKYSPDCTIIVLTNPVDAMTYTVYKESGFPKHRVIGQSGVLDTARFRTFVAQELNLSVKDITGFVLGGHGDDMVPLVRYSYAGGIPLETLIPKDRLDAIVERTRKGGGEIVNLLGNGSAYYAPAASLVEMVEAILKDQRRVLPSIVYLEGEYGFNGIYLGVPTVLGGNGLEQIIELELTEEEKAALKKSADSVQNVMKILS, from the coding sequence ATGGCAATTAAACGTAAAAAAGTATCTGTGATCGGTGGGGGCTTCACTGGGGCTACGACAGCATTATTATTAGGTCAAAAAGAACTTTCCGATGTAGTGTTAGTTGATATTCCTCAAATGGAAAACCCAACAAAAGGGAAAGCTTTGGATATGCTTGAAGCTAGTCCAGTCCAAGGATTTGATGCAAATATTATCGGTACATCAAACTATGAAGATACCGCTAATTCAGACATTGTTGTGATCACTGCAGGTATTGCCAGGAAACCAGGAATGAGCCGTGATGATCTTGTCTCAACAAATGCTGGTATTATGAAATCTGTGACAAAGGAAATTGTAAAATACTCTCCTGACTGTACGATCATTGTATTAACAAATCCTGTTGATGCTATGACATATACAGTTTATAAAGAATCCGGGTTTCCTAAGCATCGGGTAATTGGACAATCAGGTGTTCTTGATACAGCTCGTTTCCGTACGTTTGTTGCCCAAGAGCTAAACCTTTCTGTGAAAGATATAACAGGATTCGTTTTAGGGGGACATGGTGATGATATGGTTCCTTTAGTACGTTATTCCTATGCTGGCGGGATTCCATTAGAAACACTAATTCCTAAAGATCGTTTAGACGCTATTGTAGAGAGAACAAGAAAAGGTGGCGGAGAAATAGTAAATCTTTTAGGAAATGGTAGTGCTTATTATGCTCCAGCTGCTTCATTAGTAGAAATGGTAGAAGCGATTCTGAAAGATCAACGTCGAGTCCTTCCTTCAATTGTTTATCTAGAAGGTGAATATGGGTTTAATGGAATTTATCTAGGTGTTCCAACTGTCTTAGGAGGAAATGGCCTGGAGCAAATTATTGAACTTGAACTTACAGAAGAGGAAAAAGCGGCTCTTAAGAAATCAGCTGATTCTGTACAAAATGTAATGAAGATTCTTTCGTGA